The Pandoraea vervacti DNA window TCAACCGGATATCGACGCTCAGCGCCGCGATTCGTGCTGCCAGCACGCGATGCATCTGCGCACGGCGAATGCCGACAATGGGGGCAATGCCGGGATATTGCGACGGATAGAAGGTCTCGACGATGGGCTCGCCATCCTGATCGAGATAAGTATTGCGACCGTCGGCAATGGCGAAGCCGCCGGACAAAATCTCGGGCAGCACGCCGAGATCGGACAGCGCCGCGAGGCCATTGCTGTAGATGAAGATGCCCGAGCTCTGGAATTTCCACTCGGGTTGCGCCTCCACCAATGTGACCCGCGCGCCCGTCTGCGCCAGCGCAATGGCCGCCGCACATCCCGCAATCCCGCCGCCGACGATCAGCACGCGCCTTCCCTGATTTCCCTGCTTCATGCTCCCTCCCTTTGCCTGTCGCCTGAGGCCCGATACCCACGGCTTATCGCCATACCGGCGTCGTATGGACGGGATTATTGGCTTCGGGGGCGGTGCGCTCAACCTCCGGGACGCCGGATTCGGGCACCGATCGTCCGGATCGTCCGGATCGTCCGGATCGTCAGGGGCGTCCGGCGCACGCGGAGGAACACAGCGGGTAGCCTGGCATCAACCGCCGTTGCCGTCGCGCTGATACTGCGTCGGCGACACACCGATCCAACGCGCAAACGCGCGGGCGAAGGCTTTTTCCGAGGCGTAGCCGACGGCTTCGGCCACATCGCCAATGCGCACTCGCGGCTGACGCAGACGCTCTGCCGCGACATTCATCCGGTAGGCGCTCAGATACTGCATCGGCGGCACGCCGATCAATGCGCGAAAGCGCTCGGCAAACACGGTGCGGGAGAGATAAGCGACGGCGGCCAGCTCGGGAAGGGTCCAGTCGCGTTGAGGCGCCTCGTGCATGGCGGCGATGGCCCGGGCGATGCCAGGATCGTCGAGCGCTCCGAGCGTGCCGGGCGTCCCGTTCGGCCCTGTCGTGTGCGCGCCCGTGCGCAGGTGCTCGCCCAGAATGCGCACCAGCAGAAGATCGCCCATACGTGCGGCCGACAGTTGCCAGCCGGGGCGCTGGGCCAGCGAGTCCTGCACGAGCAGTTCCATCGTGACGGCGAGCGTGTGCGCCAACGCATGCTCGTCGCCACGCAGCACGATCAGCGACGGCAAATCCGCCTGGACGCTGGCAACATCGAGCGCGGGCATCCATAGATGAAGCGAATAGAGCTGGGTCGCAACGGCATCGGCAGCCCCGCTCCCGTACGTCAGTGCAATGGGGTGATCGCCATGGCGTCCGACCATGTGGGTCTTGAGCACGTCGGCAAAGGGCACGACATCGTGTGCCTTCGGCGAAGGCATCGACGACACGGTATGGGGCGTTCCCCGCGGCAACATGACGATGTCGCGCGGTCCGATCTGCATCGCTTGCCCTCCGTCGACGCGAATCCAATACCCCTGCCCCGTGCACATCCGGATCAATGCGCCTTCGGTGCCCGACGAGTGCAACGCCCATGGGGCAAGCAACCGGAAGCTCGCCGTCACGGCACGCTCGGCTTTGCATGCGCCGAGGATCTGACTGAGAACGTCGCGAGGACCGGAATGCATGGATGGGAAAATGGGCGGCGGGGCTGCGAGATTCTAGCGCCGACGCAGCAAATAGGTATCCATGATCCAGCCGTGCGTGCGGCGCGCTTCATCGCGCACCCGTTCGATTTCGTCCATCACTTCGCGCAGCGGCCCGGCGATGAGAATCTCGTCCGGGGTGCCAACATAGGCGCCCCAGAAGATGTCCAGGTCTTCGTGCGCGAGGTGCTTGTACGCGTGCTTCGCGTCCAGCATCACCACGACGGTGTCGACTCCCTGCGGGAAGCCGTCGACGATGCCACGACCGTTGGTGATCTCGATGGACTTGCCGATCTGATTGAGCGGAATGCGATGCTGCGCCGCGAGCGCCTGCACGCTGCTGATCCCCGGAATGACGTCGAACTCGAACGTGTGGCCGCCCTGCGCACGAATCGCCTCCAGAATCCGGATCGTGCTGTCGTACAACGACGGATCGCCCCACACCAGAAACGCCCCGACTTCGCCGTCGCGCATCGATTCCGAAATCAGGCGCGCGAAGATCTGCTGCTTGTCGCGGTTCAACTCGTCGACGGCCACCCGGTAGTCGTCGTCCGATGCATCGCGTCGGCGCTCCGGACTCGCCGCCTCCACGATGCGATAGTCACGACCTTTCACGAACCGCTCGATGATGTGCTTGCGCAGCGCGACGAGCTTCTCCTTGGCCGCGCCCTTGTCCATCACGAAGAACACATCGGCGCGGTTCAGCGCATCGATCGCCTGAACGGTCAAATAATCGGGGTTGCCTGCCCCGATGCCAATGATCAGAATCTTCTTCATCGCCCGATCTCCAGATGCCGCGCCGTCGCGTACAACGACGAGTCGGCGAAACCATCCGCTGCCAGCACGTGCCCCACCAGAATCAGCGCCGTGCGCTCGATACCGGTCTGCCCGACCTTCGCTTCGATGTCCGCCAGCGTGCCGGTCACGCGTGTCTCGTCCGGCCAGCTGGCGCGGTACACGACCGCGATCGGGCAATCGTCGCCGTAATGCGGCCGGAGCTCGGCAACGATGCGCGCGAGGTGCCGCACGCCCAGATGAATCGCCATGGTCGCGCCGTGTCGCGCCAGTTCGCCCAGCGCTTCGCCTTCCGGCATCGATGTCCGGGTCGCGTATCGCGTGAGAATCAGCGTCTGCGAAATGCCCGGCAGGGTCAGTTCGCAACCGAGCGTCGCGGCGCAGGCCGCCGTGGCGGTGACTCCCGGCACGATCTCGTAGGGAATGTCCAGCGCCCGCAGGCGCCGGATCTGCTCGCCGATGGCGCCGTACAGCGACGGATCGCCGGAATGCACGCGGGCAACGTCCTGCCCCTTCGCATGCGCCTGGGCCAGCAACGCGACGATGGTGTCGAGATCGAGGTCCGCCGTGTTGACGACCTGCCCGGCGGTATGGCCCGCGAGCACCGCCTGAGGCACCAGCGAGCCTGCGTAAAGAATCACCGGACAGCTTCGGACCAGACGCTGTCCCTTCACCGTAATCAGTTCGGGGTCGCCGGGCCCGGCGCCAATGAAATAAACCGTCATGCTTCGTTCCTTCGTGAGGCGGTCTGAATGTGATGCGCGCTCGCGGTGTCGCGCAAGGCGTCGAGCGCCGCCAGCAAGGTTGCGCCACACGCGAACGTGCGGTCCGTCTCGATCGCCGCCGGACGCGCAAGCATCACGACCGGCAGACCGTGCTCACGGGCGACATCGAGTTTGGCTTCTGTTGCCGCGCCGCCACTGTGCTTGCTCACGACGACGTCGATGTCGTGCCGGACAAATAACGCGCGCTCGCTCTCATGGGTAAAAGGACCGCGCGCGCCGATCACCGTCGCCTGCGCGTTGCCCGGATGATCGTCAAGGCAGCGCACCACCCAGCGCTGATGCGAGGGAATCGCGTCGAGATGGCTTAGCGGCGCTCGTCCCAGGGTGAACAGCGGACGAGAAAATCCTGCCAGCGCCTCGCACAGTGCAGGCCAGTCCGGCACGAACCGCCAGTCGTCGCCCTCTCGGGGCTGCCACGGCTCGCGCCACAGCGACCACACCGTCACGCCGACCTGTCGCCCGGCGGCAGCGGCGTTCGCACTCATCCGCGCGGCGTAGGGGTGCGTGGCATCGATGAGCAAGTCGATGCTTTCCGATTCGAGATAGCGCGCGAGCCCCTCGGCGCCGCCGAAGCCGCCAACGCGCACGCGGCACGGCAGATCGTCGGGCACCCGGCCGAGGCCCGCCAAACTGTAGACGTCGTACTGACCGAGACGGCGAGCGATCTTCAGGGCGTCTCCCGTCCCGCCAAGGAGCAGAACGCGCATCACGACGTGGCTCCGCTGTCGGAGACTCGCGCTCGGGTCACTTCCCACAGCGTGATCGGCAATGCCGCACGCCACGTGTCGAAACCGCCGAGCGGCTGAACTTCGCTGATGGCCAGACGCGTGAGCGTGCCGCCGTGGCGCTCGCGCCACGCAACCAGCACCGCTTCGCTTTGCAACGTCACGGCGTTCGCGACGAGCCGCCCGCCGGGACGCAGGCTCGACCAGCAGGCATCGAGCACGCCGGGCACCGTGACGCCGCCGCCAATGAAGATGGCATCCGGCGCAGCCAGCCCTTGCAGGGCGTCGGGTGCGCGCCCCGCGACCAGTTCCAGCCCGGGCACGCCCAGCGCGTCGCGATTGTGGCCAATGAATGCCTGACGTGCGGGCGACGATTCGATGGCGATCGCCCGGCACGTCGGGTGCGAGCGCATCCATTCGATACCGATGGAACCGCACCCGGCGCCCACATCCCACAACAGCGCGCCCGGATGCGGCGCCAACCGCGACAGGGTGATCGCGCGCACATCGCGCTTGGTGAGTTGGCCGTCGTTGAGAAAAGCGTCGTCGGGCAACCCGGCGCTTAGCGGAAGCGCCCGCGCGTCGGCATCGACCCGGCACGTCAGGGCAATGAGGTTGAGGGCTTCGACCTGCTGCGCGCCCCACTGCTGCGCCGTGGCATCGATGCGACGCTCGCGAGTGCCGCCCAGCGACTCGAATACGCTCATGAGAGTTTGGCCGAAACCATTGGCGCACAGCGTGGCGGCAACCTCCGCCGGCGACGCGCCATCGCGGCTCAGCACCAGCAGTCTCGCGCCGTCGTGCAGATGCGCGTTCAACGTGGCCAGCGACCTGCCCACCAGCGAGACCGGCTGCACGTCCTGCAACGCCCACCCCAGTCGTGCAGCGGCGAGCGAGAGCGACGACGGCGCGCCGATCACATGCATCTCGCTGGCAGGAATGTGCCGGGCGAGCGTCGCGCCCACGCCGAACAGCATCGGATCGCCGCTGGCAAGCACACACACGGGCTTGCCACGCCAGCTCGCCACATGCCCGACATCGAACGGTTTGGGCCAGGGTTCGCGCCGTGCGCGAAGGCGCGCCGGCAGCATCGACAGATGGCGTGGCGCGCCGGTGACGATCTGCGCGTCGAGCAAGGCCCGGCGAGCCTTTCGGCCCAGGCCGGCAAACCCGTCCTCGCCTATGCCGATCACCGTCAGCCAGGGCGTCATCGCATCGCCGCTCGTCATTCTCGATCCTCTGTTCGCGACCCGCAAATTCGGGGCCGAAAAGCGCAAAGCAGGCATAATACCGCTTTGCTGAAGCCCCTCGGGGCGATTGTCGCCACGTCGGTCACTTGTGCGGTCCGAGCGTCGCCTCAACTCGACGGCCAGAACCGTCGACATGCCACCGAACGCGGCCGCTCCCGTCATTCATCGAACCTTGGATCACGCCTTTTTTCCTTCACCACGGCCCTCTGCCTGCCCTGCGCTCGGACGCATCGTGGACAGCCGCGACGGCGGGCTGTGCCGGGTGAAGCTGCCCGGCGGAAAACTGAGCGCGACGCAGGCCGTTGCCATCGCCGACGCTGCCGAGGCCTTCGCCAGCGGCACGATCGAGTTGACGAACCGGGCCAATCTTCAATTGCGCGGCGTGCAACCACGCGCGCAGACGGACCTGAGTCTGACGCAGCGTCTGCTCGAAGACGGACTGGGACCGCGCATGCTGCATGCGATGCCGGGCGAGAACGACCTCGGGCGCATTGCCGTTGCCGACGATGTGCGCAACCTCATGCTCAGTGCCACCGCCGGGGTCGATGCCGGAGCGCTTTACGACACGCGCACACTGGCGGACGCCATCCTCGCGCGCCTGGAAAACGAACCCTGCTTCGCAGCGCTCTCCCCCAAATTCTCGATTCTGCTCGACGGCGGCGAACACCTCGCCGCCCTCGATCATCCGCACGACGTCTGGCTGTCGTCGATGTGCGCGGCAGGCGCGGCGCAGCCGAAGTTCGTGTTCGGCTTCGCCGGACATCCGACCACGACCGCCGGCGGCGCACTCGCCGCAGTTCGGGCGGAGGACATTCCCGCGTTCGTGCATTCGGTGCTGTGCACGTTCGTCGATCTCGCAACGGCTGACGACAAGCGCATGCGCGATCTGTTGCGCGTGCACTGCGCGAGCGGCGTGGCCGAGCGTGCCGCAGCGATGGCGGGCGTGACGTTATACCGCGACGCCGCTGTGAGCGCGTGGCGACGCACGCCGGCCGACGCGCTGCGTCGATTCGGCGCCTGGGCCCAGCGCGACGGTAGCGACGGTAGCGACGGTAGCGACGATGGCAGCGGTGGCCGCGGTGGCCGCGGTGGCTTGTGGCACGTCGGCGCACAAGCCCCGCTCGGGCGCATCGACGCCACGACGTTGCGCGCCCTCGCCCGACTCGCCGACGCGCACGCATCGGGCACGTTGCGCATCACGCCATGGCAGGGCGTCATGTTCACCGACGTACCGACGCACGCCGTGCGGCCCCTCGAACAGGCGCTCGATGCGCTCGGCATGATCCGCAGCCCCGAGACGCCGTTGGGTCGCCTGATCGCTTGCGCGGGCGCCACAGGATGCGCCAAAGCGCTCTCCGACACCAAGACCGATGCCCGCGAACTTGCAGCGCGTCTGCACCAGAGCGTGGAGGCCCACTTGAGCGGCTGCGCGCGCTCCTGTGCCGCCGCCCACTGCGCGCCGTGGACGCTGCTCGCCGTCGGTCCGGGTCGATACGACCTGTACCGGCAGACCGCGCCGGACACGGCGCAGCCCACGCCCGGCCATCGTCAGCCTCGCCTGCCTCCCAAGCACGATACCGAGTGCCCGGGGGACGGCGTTGGCAAACGCTTCGGCGGCTTCGGCGAGCGCATCGCCACCGATATGCCCCTCGAAGCGATTGCGCTTCGACTGAACTCGCAAGACCGGATTGCCCAGCCATGATTGATTACGTCCGCGACGCACAGGCCATCTACCGCGAATCGTTCGCCACGATCCGCGCCGAAGCCGACCTCTCGCGCATCCCCCCCGACCTGGAAAAGCTCGCCGTTCGCGTGATCCACGCATGCGGCATGGTCGATATCGTCGACGACCTGCACTTCTCCGACGGCGCAGGCGCCGCCGGGCGTCGTGCCCTCGCGGCCGGCGCGCCGATTCTGTGCGACGCCAACATGGTCGCCCACGGCGTGACGCGTGCGCGCCTTCCCGCTGCGAATCCGGTCGTGTGCACGCTCACCGACCCCGCCGTGCCCGAGTTGGCCCGCTCGATGGGCAATACGCGCTCGGCGGCAGCGCTCGAATTGTGGCGTCCGATGCTTGCGGGCAGCGTCGTCGCCATCGGCAATGCGCCGACCGCGCTGTTCCATCTGCTCGACATGCTCGATCGGGGCGCCCCGCCCCCCGCGCTGATCCTCGGCTTTCCCGTCGGCTTCGTGGGCGCGGCCGAATCGAAAGCGATGCTCGCCGCCGACAGTCGCGGCGTGCCTTATGTGATCGTCTCGGGCCGCCGTGGCGGCAGCGCCATGGCCGCCGCCGCCATCAACGCTCTGGCTTCGGAGACCGAATAATGTCAACCACCGGCAAACTCTTCGGTATCGGCGTCGGCCCGGGCGACCCCGAGTTGCTCACGCTCAAGGCGCTGCGCCTGCTGCAAGCGGCTCCCGTTGTCGCGTACTTCGTGGCAAAGGGAAAACGGGGTAATGCGTTCGGCATCATCGAAGACCACCTGCGCGACGCGCAGACACGTATGCCGCTCGTCTATCCGGTGACGACGGAAGCGCTTGAGCCGCCCCTGTCGTACGAGACGATCATCGCTGACTTCTACGACACGGCTGCGGCCCTGATCGGCGAGCATCTGGCCGCCGGACGCGACGTGGCCGTCGTCTGCGAGGGCGACCCGTTCTTCTACGGTTCGTATATGTACCTGCACGACCGTCTGGCCGAGCGGTTCGTCGCCGAAGTCGTGCCGGGCGTGTGCTCGATGCTCGGCGGGGCAGCCGTGCTGGGCACGCCGCTCGTCTACCGGAATCAGAGTCTGTCGATCCTCTCCGGCGTGCTGCCCGAAGACGAATTGCGACGCAAGCTGGCCGACACGGACGCGGCCGTCATCATGAAGCTCGGCCGCAATTTCGATAAGGTGCGTCGCGTACTCGACGACCTCGGCCTTTCCGAGCGTGCGCTGTACGTCGAACGGGCAACGATGCCCAACGAACGGATCGTGCCGCTCGCGCAGGTCGATCCGAGCGCGTCGCCCTACTTCTCGCTGCTTGTCGTGCCGGGGCAGAAATGGCAGGGATGAATCCGACGTTGAACGCTCCCGCCATCGTCGTGCTCGGGCGCAGTGCGCTCGACACCGCGCGACGCCTTCAGGCGGGCCTGCCGCAGGCCTCCGTCCATGGGCTGGCCGCGCGTGTCGGCAACGACGCCGACGTGCGCTTCACCCAACTCGGCGAACATCTTCAGGCGCTCTATGCTGCGGGGACGCCGATCGTCGCCCTGTGCGCCGCAGGTATCGTCATTCGTTGCGTAGCGCCGGTGCTGAACAACAAGGGGACGGAGCCGCCGGTACTTGCCGTGGCGGAAGACGGCAGCGCGGTCGTGCCGTTGCTCGGGGGGCTGGCGGGGGTCAACGTATTGGCACGCCAAATCGCCCGGACGCTGGGCGTCGCACCTGCGATCACCACGAGCGGCGAACTGCGATTCGGCACCTGTCTTCTGAATCCCCCCGACGGCTATGTGCTCGCCGACCTGACACAGAGCAAGCATTTCGTATCGGACCTGCTGGCCGGAGAGACGGTGCGCATCGAAGGCGACGCCCCGTGGCTCGATGACTGCGATCTGCCGCAGGCGGACAATGCCACGCGCACGATTCATGTCACGCCCTTCGTCGGCGACGGTCATCGCGACGCGCTGGTCATCCATCCGCGCAGCGTGCTCGCCGCCATCACCCGGACCGGGGAGAACCAGGCGACGCAAGTGCGGGACATGCTCGCGGCGCAAGGCCTCTCGGCGCATGCGCTGGCCGTCGTGATGGCGCCGCGCGCCCTGATGGGCAATGCCGACCTGCGCACGATGGCCGATGCGCTCGGCGTGCCGTTGCGTTTTGCCGAGTTTGCATTCCCCCAGGTGAGCGATTGGCTGACGACAACGCTCGGCAGCGGCGTCGATATCCGCCAGGGGGAGCACGGCGTCACCCTCGCACGCACCGCCTCGCCCATCGATCCGACGACCATCGGTCAGCCACGCGGCACGCTGAGCGTCATCGGCCTCGGCCCGGGTGACACCGCATTACGCGTACCGGAGGCCAGCGCCGCGTTGAGCGCAGCCACCGATATTCTCGGCTATGCCACTTACGTTGCGATGGCAGGCCCGTTCCGCGACGACCAGACGTTGCACGAGACCGATAACCGCGAGGAACTCGCGCGCGCACGCCACGCGTTCGCGCTGGCGAGCAAAGGCAAGCAGGTCGTGGTCGTCTCGTCGGGGGATCCGGGGGTGTTCGCCATGGCGAGCGCCGTGTTCGAAGCGCTCGACGGCAGCGACGACCCCGCGTGGAAAACAGTCGACCTGCGTATCGTGCCGGGCATCTCGGCGGCGATGGCGACGGCAGCACAGGCGGGCGCGCCACTGGGCCACGACTTCTGCGTGCTGTCGCTGTCCGACAATCTCAAGCCGTGGCGGGTCATCTGCGAGCGCCTGCGACATGCCGCGCAGGCAGACCTTGTCATGGCGTTCTACAACCCGATCTCTCGGGCGAGACCTTGGCAACTTGGCGAAGCGCTCGATATCGTCAGGCAGTGGCGTGCGCCGCAAACCCGCGTCGTGCTGGGCCGCGACATCGGACGCCCCGGCGCAACGCTGACCAACACGACCTTGGGCGAGCTACGTCCCGAGCAGGTGGACATGCGCACGATGGTCATCATCGGCTCGTCGACGACGCGCGGGATCGACGGCGGCCCCCACGGCGAGTGGATCTATACGCCGCGCTGGTACGGTGAAGCGCCCGGACGCTGAGGCGCTAACCCCCGGCACCCCGGCCGGTCCTTGGGGGACGAAGGCAGCGCAGGGAGCGCCAGGCGCTGCCCGCAGGCGCGCTGGCGCGCTGGCACGAGGGCACAAGGACACGATCGCGACGACCGATCAGACCGGCTCGGCAGGACCGAGCTTGTCGTATCCCTTGGCCCGGTAGACGAGAAACGACAGCAGCCACGACACGATGAACACGCCGATAATCACGAAGCCGAGATTGTTGAAGTTCTCGTTCAGTTCTCCGATCACGTCCCAGAACCCGCCCGTGAGGTCGAACTTGCTCTGGAACATGCCGAGCGTCTCGATACCGCCGATGAGCACCGCGACGAGCACCGATACCAGCGTGATCGTCAGGTTGTAGTAGAGCTTGCGAATCGGGCGCACGAATGCCCACTCGTACGCCCCGAGCATGAGAATGCCGTCGGTCGTGTCGACCAGCGTCATGCCCGCCGCGAACAGCGCCGGGAACACCAGCACCGTGGCGATCGACACGCCGTGCGCCGCCTGACTCGCCGAGAGCGCCAGCAGACTCACTTCGGTTGCCGTATCGAAGCCAAGGCCGAACAGAAACCCCAGCGGCAGCATCCATACCGGATGCGAAACCAGCCGGAACATCGGGCGGAACAGGCGCGAGACGAAACCGCGATTGTTGAGCAGAATGTCGAGGTCGTCGTTGTTGTACGGCAGGCCGTTGCGCACCTTGTCGAACGCCCGCCACACGCCGCGCAGGATGACGATGTTCATCGCGGCAATCAGGAACAGGAACGTGGCCGAGATGCTCGTGGAGATGACGCCGCCCACCCCTCGCCATTGCTCGACGCGATGTTGCAGCGCCACGGCGGCAATCGCCACCCCCGCCGCAACGAGCAGGACCACGGCGGAGTGACCGAGCGCGAAGAAGAAGCCGACCGAGACGGGACGCTGCCCGTCCTGCATCAACTTGCGCGTGACGTTGTCGATGGCGGCGATGTGATCGGCATCCACCGCGTGCCGCAGGCCGAAGCCCCACGCCAGCACGCCGGTGCTCAGCAGCAGCGGATCGCCGCGAAAGGCGATGAACGCCCAGATCCACGCACCGAGATTGAACGCGACCAGCAAGGCGTACATACCGCCCACCCGATTGCGCAAGCGTGCGGAGGACGGTCCAGCCTGAAGCGAAAGCGACATACGGTCGATCCTCGAGAGAAATCGTTCATTGCGTCGGGCACCCGCAGCTAGCTGCATATACCCCACATGTACCTCATTGCGCCCGCTGCGCGATGTCGTCCAGAGGCACGCACTCGCCCCCCCACGCACGCGCGAGACGTTCGCTTCCGCCCAACGCGATACGGCCCGCTCGGCGCGGCTCACAGTCGATCACGACCACCCGGTCCGCCGCGTCGGGCTTCGGCGGAAGCTCGCGCACGCGCCCGTCGGTGAGTACCCAGAGCACGCGAATTTGCGACGCCTGCCGACGCTTCGCCCGGTCCAGCACGTGCGCTGCGGCCGCCACACCGGCAGGCAACGGCGTGCCGCCGCCGCCGCCGATCGGTTCGATCCAGCGTTCGTTCCACCAGCGCGGCACCGCAGGCCCAAACAGCACCTGTGTGCGATCTCCGCCAAAGCGAATCAGTGCGGCCTCGGCGCGCTCGCGCGCGAGCCGGTCGAAGCTATCGAGCAGCCAGCCCTTCGCTTGCGCGAGACAGCCCAGCATCGAGGCCGAGCCGTCGAGCAGGAAGCAATGCAGTTCGCCACCGGGCGCCTTGTCTTCGGCGTAACGCAAATGCGTCCTGCCGAGAGGCAAGGGACCTTTGCACATCAACGTCGCCTCCCACGCGATGACATGCCCCGGCTCGCGCGTCTCGCCACGCCGTTTGGATCGTCTTCGCTGCCCTGCGTCGCCAAGCGCGCGGAACCATCGGGAGCCGCCGAACACGTCGACGGAGGCGTCCTCCCGATGGCTCAGCGTTTTTTTGACGACAGCGGGACGACGCCCTTCACGCGAGTCGTGCCGGTTGCCTCCGGCGGCAGGTAGCCCCAATCGGCTGCCTCGTTGCCGGAAGGCGTCGTGGTGTCCGTTTCGTCACCGGACGAAGACGCACGCCCTGTCCGCCCTTCGTGACCGGTATCGTGCCGCGATGTTGCGGTGGATGCTGTAGTCGATGCTGTAGTCGGTGCGGTAGTCGATGCTGCGCTCGATCCCTCGGACGATGCAGCCTGCGGTGCGGCGCGCCGCCGATGTCGCAACACCAGATCGGCCACGTGCCTGACGTGAGCGCGGGTCACCGCTGGCGATGATTCGAGCGCCGCCAGCGCGCGCGCTGCGCGCAGCATGATCAGGTCGGCGCGCATGCCGTCCACCTGCGCCTCGATGCACAGCGTGCTGACCTCATCGTGCACGTCGTCGTCGATCTCGATGGCGTCCAGCGCCGCACGCGCGTCGAGAACGCGCTGACGCTGCGCCGCCTGCGCCGTCTCATGACGCGCGTGAAAGGCCACCGGATCGAGATCGAAGGCGAGCCGCGTCCTGACGATCTGCTGGCGCACCTGCGCATCGAAACAATTCTCCAGCGCCACCATGAGACCAAAGCGATCCAGTAACTGCGGGCGTAGTTCGCCCTCCTCCGGATTCATCGTGCCGACGAGCATGAAGCGCGCCGCGTGCCGGTGCGATACGCCATCGCGCTCCACCACATTGACGCCGCTGGCGGCGACATCGAGCACCACGTCGACGAGCGAATCGGCCAGCAGATTGACCTCATCGACATACAACACGCCCTGGTGCGCTCGCGCCAGTAACCCGGGCGAGAATTTCACGCCGCCGCCGCGCAGGGCTTCGTCGATATCGAGCGCACCGATCAGACGCGCCTCGCTCGCACCCAATGGCAGGGTCACGAACGGGCAATCGGGCAACAGATCGGCAAGCGAGCGCGCCGCGGTGGACTTCGCGGTCCCGCGCGGGCCGCTCACGAGTACCCCACCGATCGACGGATCGACCGCAACGAGCAACAGCGCGTCGCGTAACGATGTCTGAGCGACGAGCGCCGTCAGCGGAAACGGCGGGGGCAGCGCAGTGGCGTCCATGTCGGTGGTCGGGATCAAGACGCTCTCCGTTCGATTTCCTGCCCGGCGGCCAGGAGATGATGTTCGATCTGCTCGCGGTACGCCCCGGGCGAGCGCCACAGCCCGCGACCGATCGCTTCGAGCAGCCGCTCGCA harbors:
- a CDS encoding AraC family transcriptional regulator → MHSGPRDVLSQILGACKAERAVTASFRLLAPWALHSSGTEGALIRMCTGQGYWIRVDGGQAMQIGPRDIVMLPRGTPHTVSSMPSPKAHDVVPFADVLKTHMVGRHGDHPIALTYGSGAADAVATQLYSLHLWMPALDVASVQADLPSLIVLRGDEHALAHTLAVTMELLVQDSLAQRPGWQLSAARMGDLLLVRILGEHLRTGAHTTGPNGTPGTLGALDDPGIARAIAAMHEAPQRDWTLPELAAVAYLSRTVFAERFRALIGVPPMQYLSAYRMNVAAERLRQPRVRIGDVAEAVGYASEKAFARAFARWIGVSPTQYQRDGNGG
- the cobF gene encoding precorrin-6A synthase (deacetylating), with the protein product MKKILIIGIGAGNPDYLTVQAIDALNRADVFFVMDKGAAKEKLVALRKHIIERFVKGRDYRIVEAASPERRRDASDDDYRVAVDELNRDKQQIFARLISESMRDGEVGAFLVWGDPSLYDSTIRILEAIRAQGGHTFEFDVIPGISSVQALAAQHRIPLNQIGKSIEITNGRGIVDGFPQGVDTVVVMLDAKHAYKHLAHEDLDIFWGAYVGTPDEILIAGPLREVMDEIERVRDEARRTHGWIMDTYLLRRR
- the cobM gene encoding precorrin-4 C(11)-methyltransferase yields the protein MTVYFIGAGPGDPELITVKGQRLVRSCPVILYAGSLVPQAVLAGHTAGQVVNTADLDLDTIVALLAQAHAKGQDVARVHSGDPSLYGAIGEQIRRLRALDIPYEIVPGVTATAACAATLGCELTLPGISQTLILTRYATRTSMPEGEALGELARHGATMAIHLGVRHLARIVAELRPHYGDDCPIAVVYRASWPDETRVTGTLADIEAKVGQTGIERTALILVGHVLAADGFADSSLYATARHLEIGR
- a CDS encoding cobalt-precorrin-6A reductase, producing MRVLLLGGTGDALKIARRLGQYDVYSLAGLGRVPDDLPCRVRVGGFGGAEGLARYLESESIDLLIDATHPYAARMSANAAAAGRQVGVTVWSLWREPWQPREGDDWRFVPDWPALCEALAGFSRPLFTLGRAPLSHLDAIPSHQRWVVRCLDDHPGNAQATVIGARGPFTHESERALFVRHDIDVVVSKHSGGAATEAKLDVAREHGLPVVMLARPAAIETDRTFACGATLLAALDALRDTASAHHIQTASRRNEA
- a CDS encoding bifunctional cobalt-precorrin-7 (C(5))-methyltransferase/cobalt-precorrin-6B (C(15))-methyltransferase, whose amino-acid sequence is MTPWLTVIGIGEDGFAGLGRKARRALLDAQIVTGAPRHLSMLPARLRARREPWPKPFDVGHVASWRGKPVCVLASGDPMLFGVGATLARHIPASEMHVIGAPSSLSLAAARLGWALQDVQPVSLVGRSLATLNAHLHDGARLLVLSRDGASPAEVAATLCANGFGQTLMSVFESLGGTRERRIDATAQQWGAQQVEALNLIALTCRVDADARALPLSAGLPDDAFLNDGQLTKRDVRAITLSRLAPHPGALLWDVGAGCGSIGIEWMRSHPTCRAIAIESSPARQAFIGHNRDALGVPGLELVAGRAPDALQGLAAPDAIFIGGGVTVPGVLDACWSSLRPGGRLVANAVTLQSEAVLVAWRERHGGTLTRLAISEVQPLGGFDTWRAALPITLWEVTRARVSDSGATS
- a CDS encoding precorrin-3B synthase codes for the protein MDSRDGGLCRVKLPGGKLSATQAVAIADAAEAFASGTIELTNRANLQLRGVQPRAQTDLSLTQRLLEDGLGPRMLHAMPGENDLGRIAVADDVRNLMLSATAGVDAGALYDTRTLADAILARLENEPCFAALSPKFSILLDGGEHLAALDHPHDVWLSSMCAAGAAQPKFVFGFAGHPTTTAGGALAAVRAEDIPAFVHSVLCTFVDLATADDKRMRDLLRVHCASGVAERAAAMAGVTLYRDAAVSAWRRTPADALRRFGAWAQRDGSDGSDGSDDGSGGRGGRGGLWHVGAQAPLGRIDATTLRALARLADAHASGTLRITPWQGVMFTDVPTHAVRPLEQALDALGMIRSPETPLGRLIACAGATGCAKALSDTKTDARELAARLHQSVEAHLSGCARSCAAAHCAPWTLLAVGPGRYDLYRQTAPDTAQPTPGHRQPRLPPKHDTECPGDGVGKRFGGFGERIATDMPLEAIALRLNSQDRIAQP
- a CDS encoding precorrin-8X methylmutase, with amino-acid sequence MIDYVRDAQAIYRESFATIRAEADLSRIPPDLEKLAVRVIHACGMVDIVDDLHFSDGAGAAGRRALAAGAPILCDANMVAHGVTRARLPAANPVVCTLTDPAVPELARSMGNTRSAAALELWRPMLAGSVVAIGNAPTALFHLLDMLDRGAPPPALILGFPVGFVGAAESKAMLAADSRGVPYVIVSGRRGGSAMAAAAINALASETE
- a CDS encoding precorrin-2 C(20)-methyltransferase; this translates as MSTTGKLFGIGVGPGDPELLTLKALRLLQAAPVVAYFVAKGKRGNAFGIIEDHLRDAQTRMPLVYPVTTEALEPPLSYETIIADFYDTAAALIGEHLAAGRDVAVVCEGDPFFYGSYMYLHDRLAERFVAEVVPGVCSMLGGAAVLGTPLVYRNQSLSILSGVLPEDELRRKLADTDAAVIMKLGRNFDKVRRVLDDLGLSERALYVERATMPNERIVPLAQVDPSASPYFSLLVVPGQKWQG